A genomic region of Phragmites australis chromosome 2, lpPhrAust1.1, whole genome shotgun sequence contains the following coding sequences:
- the LOC133893643 gene encoding protein CASPARIAN STRIP INTEGRITY FACTOR 1-like, with product MELKKRNYLFAVVFASLLLSSMAGGRKKLLNEDEAESLGTSGSMQQPEEDDEVAVVVHERILRQLKMNDYGTYDPSPTMAKPHFKDIPN from the exons ATGGAGCTGAAGAAGCGCAACTATCTCTTCGCCGTTGTCTTCGCCTCGCTCCTGCTGTCCTCCATGGCAG GAGGCCGTAAGAAGCTGTTGAATGAAGATGAGGCAGAATCATTG GGGACGTCGGGATCCATGCAGCAGCCGGAGGAAGACGACGAAGTGGCGGTGGTGGTCCACGAGAGGATTTTGAGGCAGTTGAAGATGAATGACTACGGGACCTACGACCCGTCTCCGACCATGGCTAAGCCTCACTTCAAGGATATACCTAACTAA